In Osmerus mordax isolate fOsmMor3 chromosome 16, fOsmMor3.pri, whole genome shotgun sequence, the genomic stretch CTGGACGACAGGCGCCGCTTCTTGATGAACTTGGCGGCGTACTCGCCGCCGGTGCTCTTCTCTTTGCACTTGCGTACGATGGCGAACTGCCCGCTGCGAGGAGAGGGATGTCAGGGGCGTGATGATGTGGATGCAGAGGAAAGCCATGGCTTTGAAACACGGTGAGAAAATCTAGGCAACAAACATGCTCACACCACAAAGACTGGCACAGAACGGCAACTGGCAGGTAATATTCAAAATAGCTACTTCCTCTTCTGAAGGACCCCAAGTACCCACAACACACAGAAGAGATAACAACACCATTTGATTTAAGTAGCAAATGAACAGTCCTGCTTGCATTACCGAGATCAAATCGACATAAATGGACGCATGGGTCTGTTGAGAACAAAACTGAAAGTTTAAAAGCTGTTTAAACGTTTGCATGCCTTTCCCCTCTGAGCAAACCAGAAAGGTatgtcccccctctcctttaacAAAGACTTTACTGAGACTTGGGGCAAATAGGTGCATTGAGAGACAGTGatgtcatgttttttttctcctttttttttgctgcaacACTGCAGACAACAACATCGGCATATAAAGCAATGATACTCAACTATTAGATAGCTCACAGCACTACCACAGTTTGATTCCAAAGGGCTTACACATTTTTTTCTTGCTTAACAAACCTCAATGCATtattatacaaataaatgtatattttatatggagGTTATATTGGCCCAAAAGCTTTAGATCATGGGAAAGATCCCATTTGACAAACTAGTCTAAAATCAAGATGGTGTCAAACTCATCGGAAAATAATTATTAATTAATTAcctccccagctcctctcccatGTCATAGAACACTTCCACATCCTCTTGCCTGAAGCCAGCCATGGTTTGCTGGCAGGGAATGTGATGTGCTGTCTTAAACCCCACTGAAAGTGTAAAAAGAAAGAGTAACAAACGTTGAAAGATATTGTAGCCCATGGCCATTAATCTACAGACCATAACAGAGACCACAGTAAGAAGCTAATATTTATGTTATAATCATCATTTTAAGATACTGTGTGTTAAACATGAGAAACAATTGTAAACCATCCAACTAAACAACACTGAATAGCACTACATAGTGAAAACTGACCCCCCCAAAGTGTTTTTCCTTATTAGGCAAAAGTCAACATGGAGCAGTAAGAACTGACTGCATTCCAGAGCCACATACGTCATCCCCTTGCATGCTGATTAAAAAGACTGCGGGTTTGAAACTAGTGCTAACCATTTTAGATTGGATTTTGATTAAATGCTGTAACAATGACATCAATAAAATTCCCTCGCTGTTAGCAAAACAGGTTTGCAAAATACTTTATAATATTCAGACACATAAATAACGATGTTAGCTGTCTAGCTAGGTTCCCTACACAATTGGATTTGGTGCTGCCTTTTACCACTCTGCCTGGGTGCTCTgctagtaggctacagtactactagtagtagtactgtagcctactagcAGAGCACCCGGCGCTAAATGGCTAGCTCTAGTAGTACTAGAGCTAGCCATTTAGCGCCGTGTTAGCAAGGTATTCAGCGAGTCGATATCTCAGCTGGCTGGGAGGTAAACTTCTCGGATCCTAGTGGTATTGTTATACAGAGCACAACACATACCACTTTATGTATATTATATTTTTCATCCATGTCTTAACTAGCTATCTCTATTAGAGGTGTCAAGAGGCAGGTACTGTACACTGGGTTTATGTCACCTAgcttgatagctagctagcggtAAGCCCAAAATGAAACGAATTTTACAGTGCATCCCTAAAAGTACATTAATAAGCCACAAAATGTTCTAATAAAGCTACGCAATCATATAACAACATAGCTCATGGTAGATACTTACATTGTCAAGTTACGATTCCAGCATTCCTTTTCCAAAGTCAAAGATACATCCGGTGGTTAGGAACTGAAGAACATCTGAGTTTCAGTAGGACGGACTTAATGACATCATATATTCCCTCatagatgtgcgtgtgtgtacaagaTAGAGTGACTCTGAAGTTACTCACAgaaaacagatgtcatgtacatGAAAAACACTAGGCCACACTGATAAAGAAAAtagtaaatgtatttagtgctaacGTAAAAACATACAGTTAAAAATAAATCAGCAAGTAGTTCACTGCTTTTAACTAACGGGGAAAACACCTTGTTTTACAAGTACTACACAGGAAAAACAGTTTGTTTAAAGGCATAAATGAAAACCCTCTCAACTTAAACATCTATTCAAATCTTTTAAATCTGTGAACAAAACTCCTAAACTCCcactctcaaacacaaaatacacaacacTGGGGGGTAAAACAGACTTCCAACATGGTGAAAATGATGCTTGGGAGATTCTGTGAAGTCATTGGAGGGAAAATAGGAAGAATCTAGCCATCTTGTTGCTGGATGAAGGGGTTGGGTATGGCTTCCATGCCATCCTGTGGACAGATGAGGACCACAGACGTCCCTCGACACACCACCAGACCCAGCTGCCGGGTGTCCTCCGTTAGCTTGAACTGGTCGTCGGGGTCTGGAATCAAATTTGGTGGAGAACAGAGGTTTGGAGATGACAAAGACGATCAACATAGTCAAACTGCAGTCTTTTGTCTACTTTTTATTCTTGTGTAATGTCTTTTCTTTTGTGAACTCCTAGCAAAACTAAGAGTTTCAAGCATGATAAATCCAAACCAGAGTATGACAGTTGTGAAACTTACCGCGCATGTATTCAATAGTGCCATCCAACACAAGATTCAGAAGGGGGTCAAACCCCTTTAGAACTCCACTAGCTGAGACAAGATGATTAGAGATTATGCAGCcgcaaaaaaacgaaacaacatttcatgtttttGGAGATCATGTGAAAAATGTAAGTGTGTGAAAAGTGActtaccctctcgtccaccttGGAATTTCACCCGGATTGGTTTATCAATGTACTTTGACAGGTCAAATATACTCTCCTTCTTTTTCTTATCTTTGTCCTGTCAGGAAGATGCAATGAAAAGTAATTTTAGTACATACTTATTTTACACGGTGGCTGATAAATCCCTGCCAAGAAGGAAGACTATCGTTCGAAGAAATCAGGGTCTGAATGACTGTTtacagcagtggttctcaaccctggtcctcagggacccctgtcttacatattttatatatttccctgttccaacacacctgattcaaatgaatggtcgttaataggcttctgcataactagataacgacccattcatttgaatcaggtgtgttggagcagggaaacatctaaaacgtaAAGGACGGggtacctgaggaccagggttgagaaccattgGTTTACAGTATCCTTCTCCTCGATTACAAAGCAGCCTTCTTTATCCAGCACATGCGTTGTTTAAAATGATGGCTACTTTAGACAACGCATCGGAGACTGCATTTCTTGGTTTCTAAGGTCTAGCCAAGTCGATTGTAAATCAAACCCGGACCACAATAATCGGTTAAAGAGTAGTATTAGAAAAGTAGTGCAGGAAGAAATTGGACTCACCgccatttcttcagcttctTTTCACGACCTCTCACCTTTGCCCCTTTGATTTCTTCTTCTGTTGAGGTTATGGCAGAGTGCAACCAACAGTTATGATGTCCAACCCCGCCATCTACTGTTTGGGAGTATGACATCGGTGGTTTGCACAACCtgaaaataaaccaaacaaacaaaaatatgtCCAATGCATTAATATAATATGGCACGTAATAAGCCAAATGTCTTTTTTCCTTGACAGCGTATTACAATGAAACCATTTTCAATTAATAGTTTTGATTGACTGCTATGTAAACCAATGATGATTGTCGTAGATCAAGGTTGACCAATAGTGAGCGCACTGCAGAATGTGGGTGGGGAATGTCAAACAGCTGGTGGGCAAAGAGTGTGGAGCACCGTGCGTTTTTTTGGTGAAATAACAACAAGCTAGGCATCATGAGGGTTCCAATAACCCTGGTTTGGGCAGCTATTCTTATTCACAAGGTAAGTTTTTTGGCATGTTATTTTTTGGAAGAGGAATTTGGTTTTATATTTGTAAATTGGCTGACATGTTGCCGGTTACAACAGAAGGGCTTTTGTTTTTGCAATAATTAGCTTGCTTGCTACGACTAGTGCTAGCCAGCTATGACTTCTACGCTAACGTTAGCTTGCGGAGGATCACTGTACAAGTAGTGTTCGAGTGAGGGCGCTGAGAATACTGGGGGCCCTCTACTATAGCCTGTAGACATCGTTCTGCTATGTTAAAATGGTTTCTAATCTCATTAAAATCATTTATATTAATCTTGACAGTTCGTTAGGAATATGTCTTATTTAATTTGGCTAACCTTTTTAACCAGCGTAGGTTGTCCGAGGGAATTAACACAATAAATTAAACAGTGCTGTTAGCTAGAAAAAGCTAAAAACAGACTTTCTCTCAATTATTCCTTAATCTACACGAGAATAATTAGTCCAGAAAATGTATGGAAAGACCACGAGTCATATGGTGTCTATATGGTGATAATGGAGAGATTGTGAACAATTTACTTCCAATATGCTCCATTAATTTATTACTGCATCTTCATGAAGCTGTAGCATCCTTTCTTAATAGTCTGTTGTTTTGCCTTCTACCAATTCTCATCCCTCCCTGACAGGTCATGGGTGAGCATGGAATGGCCCATTTCAGTGACAAGGGCAAGAGCAGAGGGAAAGATTACTGCATATTCTTCAACTCACAATGGGCACGATTACCTCAGGACCTCAACAAAGCAGTACGTTTTAAATACTAGAAAGGATTCAGGAATGTTTATAGTTACAATTCTAAGACTAAGCATGCACCCTCTCGAATTGTACAGTTCTATTGTCATTAAACAATATTCTAATGATACCTGTGTCAATTCATACCTGTGTGTGCTTTTTCAGTCCCGTCTCCAGATCTATGACCTGACAGAGTCGGTCCTGTGCTTGCCCTCTGACGTGCCAGAAGGGGGCTTCCCTAACCGCATTCCCATGGTGATGAGGGGCAACTGTACCTTCTACGAGAAGGTCCGATTGGCACAGCTCAACGGTGCCAAGGGGTTGCTGATTGTCAGCAAAGACAGACTGGTGAGTCTTTCCCAACACTCCCTGAACTGAATGCCCAGTTATCAGTTCaccatcttctctctcacatcccTCTGATTGCCCACTAAAAGAGAATATCAAAGTGAACATATCTTTCATTATTCTCGACAAGAATGCATGGAGACTGGATGCCAGTAGTCCCCAAAATACACTACATCTAAAGCAAACAATGTATTTCAGTGGTGACCATTACTGTGTGTTGTCCTGTTTTttaatttcattcatttgttacCACTTCTGCTAGTGCTTTGGTCCACTttgaaaaacaatacaaacgtGTGAATTtgttacaaacacatacatcagtgataaatataaaataataccgGTCAATTCTGAATTCTTGTTACAGACACCCCCAGCAGGAAACAAGAGCCAATATGAAGAGATAGACATCCCTGTAGCACTGCTCAGCTACACAGATATGCTGGACATCAGCAAGGTAAGAGGCTTCCTGGAACAGAAGGAGACGTCTGCACACTTAGCATCCGCGCCACTAAAACCTGCTTACAAGTGCATTCCTTCAGAACCAAGAACGCCATCATAATAGCATCCCACAGATCATTACTCACTACAATATGAACTGGGGgtgaaaggaagagggaggactTGTACTTCTCTGATCCCTGAGGGGAAACTGAACCATTACTGCAGCAGTGAAAAAAGGAGCATCTTTTTCCATCACGAAAATAGAAGACGGCCATAGCAGATTGTCAGCAACCATAAATAAAGTATCATGTGCTTATGAGAGAGTGTTAAACCTTGTTATTGTTTATGCCCCTGCAGACTttcaggaaggggagagaggttgcCATGTATGCTCCCAAGGAGCCGGTCCTGGACTACAACATGGTGATCATCTTCCTCATGGCGGTGGGAACCGTGGCCATAGGGGGCTACTGGGCAGGAAGCAGGGACATCAAGAAGTAAGATGGACGTTAAGACACTACTGGAATGCTCTCTTTGAAGTTGACAAACTCAAATCAGTTTGTTGATTTAGGAAATCGTCTCCTGGAGAATTTCTCAGTTTCGTCTGCATGGAAAAATGCAGAATGTTACAGAAGTGCGTTAACAGTGAAAAGGGGAAATAATTTTGCTCATCGTTGACATCAATTCATCAAGCTATCACTTTTGAAAAAGTGACAACACTTTTAATGTCTGATACAAAAGTAAAAAGTACAGCGACATTCATTCCAAACGAAACGCACAGAGCTTGATGCACAAACGGATCCACTATAAACACAGAACTATGTAGAGCAGACTTTAATGTACACCGTTGCTATGACTGCTATAAGCCGTCTCTTCCAAGATTAGGTATCAGTGTCTCAACTATTTTCGTGTCATCGTCATGAACGGGAGTGTTGCCATGCTTGTTGTTAGCCAGTTCTCATAGTCTGTCCACAGCACAGCAGTGTTCTGAATAAAGCTTCCAAAAGGCCGAGGCGAGCGTCAAATGACTCAGTCGTTAGGGGAATGCCTCAAGGTGACCAGAGTGAGCACTGAGCAGCATAGCTGTCGGTCCCATCTCGGCCCTCTCCGCTGAGTGATCGCGGTGATCCAGGACAAGGTCGGGGTCTCTTGCTCTCGGCCACAGGGGGCCTGGTGACTGACACgctgcgctctctctcctcctctcctcctctctcgtcttcttttcttcacctctcctccctctcccatctttTCTCCGACTCTATCCCCTTTCCTCCGTTCCCCTCCTCTTAtcccctctcctcgctcctctccttcccccccctcctcctccggcaGACGCTACATGAAGCACAAGAGGGACGACAGCTCGGAGAAGCAGGACGAGGAGACGGTGGACGTGACGCCCATCATGATCTGCGTGTTTGTGGTCATGTGCTGCAGCATGCTGGTGCTGCTGTACTTCTTCTACGATCACTTAGGTAAGCACAGGCACCTCTGGACCCCCTCCCACATCTACCCCCCCCAGGCCCTACACTAAACCCCTACAGACCATGGGTTTGGATAGGTCCTACTAGTGGAGGATCTAGACTACGACATGGTGAACCGTGTTGACGTCTAGATCCTTCACTAAACCCTCATGAGCCACTTCACCTGTGGGCGTCGTCCGAAATCAACACCCAAGGAACTCCGCTTACTCCCAGGTCCAAGTTCCTCTGCtcacgtctgtctgtgtggtctccTGTTTCTCCCCCGGGGCAGTCTACATGATCATAGCTATCTTCTGCCTGGCCTCGTCAGTGGGGCTGTACAGCTGTCTCTGGCCTTTCGTCAGAAGACTCCCCTTTGGAAAGTGCAGGTCAGATCCCCCACGTCCAATAGTTATGCTGTCTTTCATATCTGTGTCATACGCGTGTCCTTCATATCTTACCCAacgactgtgcgtgtgtgtgtgtgtgtgcgtgcgccctACAGGATCCCGGAGAACAACCTGCCGTACTGTCACAAGCGTCCCCAGGTGCGCATGCTGCTGCTGTCGGCGTTCTGCATCAGCGTCAGCgtgacctggggggtgttccgcAACGAGGACCAGTGAGTCCCCCACCCGCCTCTCACCCCGCAGCGACGCCTCGCCCTGTCACAGGGCCGGGGCCTGAACACACGTAGAGGCTGTCACAGGGCCGGGGCCTGAACACACGTAGAGGCTGTCACAGGGCCGGGGCCTGAACACACGTAGAGGCTGTCACAGGGCCGGGGCCTGAACACACGTAGAGGCTGTCACAGGGCCGGGGCCTGAACACACGTAGAGGCTGTCACAGGGCCGGGGCCTGAACACACGTAGAGGCTGTCACAGGGCCGGGGCCTGAACACACGTAGAGGCTGTCACAGGGCCGGGGCCTGAACACACGTAGAGGCTGTCACAGGGCCGGGGCCTGAACACACGTAGAGGCTGTCACAGGGCCGGGCCTGAACACACGTAGAGGCTGTCACAGGGCCGGGGCCTGAACACACGTAGAGGCTGTCACAGGGCCGGGGCCTGAACACACGTAGAGGCTGTCACAGTGACTTGTTTGTAttttctggatgtgtgtgtgtgcgtcatgtCTGGTTCTGGAGGGCAGTAGCAGTGGTGAGGATGTATGGTCCAGCCGTCCGTCGGTGTTCTATGTGtatttgttctttctctctcctctgtgaataattcttctctgtctcttcacttTCTTCtcggtctctgtctcttctAGGTGGGCATGGGTGCTGCAGGACGCTCTGGGCATAGCTTTCTGCCTCTACATGCTCAAAACCATCAGACTGCCCACATTCAAGGTGAAcaccacaccccacacacagcaacacatgttTGAACAAAGACACACCGGCTCTTTCAAGAAACCAAACCGTCAGACACCCAAACTGGAGGAGGTTACCAACCAACTCGTTTTCTCGTCCTCTTCGTGGCCCAGACGCTCACGGTGTGTTTCCCCCCCTGTCTGATCTCTGCAGGCCTGCACCTTACTGCTCGTGGTCCTTTTTGTATACGACAttttctttgtgtttgtaacccCCCTCTTCACCAAGGTAAGAGGAGGTCACTTGTCTTTCGCATCAAACGGAAATAAAAGGATAAATGATGTTATGCACGGTTGAATGGTTGAGCCGAGCCCATTCATGTTGAATCCTTTCCTTTGTGTCACCTTGTGGACAGAGCGGAGAGAGCATCATGGTGGAGGTAGCTGCTGGCCCCTCCGACTCCTCCACTCACGAGAAGGTGCGTGCACTGGCCCCCACGAGAGGGCTCCTCCCGTCCCCCCGAGGGTGTGCACGCGGACCGCCTCAGTGCTGAGTCCGGAAGCATGCCGTTTACAACCCTCACCTGTAGACTGTCTATATAGTTACACGTTAGAAGTAGAAGTgaatgtgtggggtgtgttgcTCAGCTCCCtgtcgctctctccatctctctccatctctctccatctctctccatctctctattgtGGTTTACAGCTTCCTATGGTGCTGAAAGTGCCCAGGCTAAACTCCTCCCCCTTGTCGCTATGTGACCGGCCCTTCTCACTCTTGGGCTTCGGGGACATCTTggtaccaggtaacacacatgctcatactcacacgcacgcacacacacacacacacagtctgctcAAATATGTCAAGTGTTGAATTGTGGTGAACTGTATATCTGAGTAGAGTTAAAGCAGCCAGTTAAGCTCAAATCTTATCTGATACCTGTGAATAATATAACCAGTAACGTGTCTAATAATTCTATTTCTGTGTTTGAACCAGGTCTGCTTGTAGTGTACTGTCACAGGTTTGACATCCTCATGCATTCCTCCCGCATCTACTTCCTGGCCTGCACCATCGGTACATagttccctgcctctcccctgcactCTCCTGTTCTGTTACGTTTCAGAAGGGAACGAGCCATAACGATCTAGGGAGTAGCAACTGTTCTAATAATGACCCCTGACTAATTTCGACCAGGCTTATCAACCATTTCTGATCAATGCAGCGAAGTGTGTCCCCCCTCCAACATTCTGGTTGGTTGAGTCCAGgcctctgacctctctctctctctctctctctctctctcctctctcctctctctctctctctctctctctctctctctctctctctctctctctctctctctctctctctctctctctctctctctctctctcctctctctctctctctctctctcttccagggtATGGCATTGGCCTGCTCATCACGTTCGTGGCGCTGGCTCTGATGCAGCAGGGCCAACCCGCCCTCCTGTACCTGGTGCCCTGCACTCTGCTCAGCAGCCTGGCGGTGGCGCTGTGGCGCAGGGAGCTGCCCCTCTTCTGGACGGGGAGTGGCTTTGTGGTGAATACCAGTTTGATATGATGCACCcgtctccctcaaccccctgtGGACAAACGGCAATACCCCCCTCTAGTCAATATTAACGCTTTAGAATTTCAAGTTGAGTAAACATAagcccgtcctccctccctccccctgcctctccgcaGAATAAGAGGTTATACGCCCTATTATTTTCCAACTGGTTCTTTTCTGTTTTGCTGttcacctccccctcatcccccccctccccctccccctctctcattgcACTGTGGGTGTCTAGTCTGGCGGTGAGGGCTCTGCTACTGCCTGTGAATGTCGCTGCAGGTATCTTATCCAGGCTTCACTTAGTCCTGTTCATACTCTTAATATACGTTTCCCAGTTGGTCCTTTTTTTAGGGTACTTTTTTGAAATCTTAAATGATATTCCCCTTTTTCCGACATCTTTTGAAGATGACTCATCAGTTAGAAGTCTTTGTTTATTTATCTTCTGTCAAACTTTGAGCTTTTTCCCCCTGCTTGGAgtttttattttagttttacTTCCaatattgtttgtgttttatgttgttttattgCTTACCCTACAGGGATTCTTCTGGAAGTATATTTGCTCAGTAGAGACTTTTGGGGATTTAAGTGAAATACAGCACACATATTCCTGTTTGAGTTCTACCAACATCAGTATGATTTTTTTTTGACTGGTATGAATAACATACCTTTTCCAAAATGTAGTTTTCTAAACCAACCTTTGAAAACACTTCAGTCACCAATTTGAAAACATTTCTCATATTAGCTGTTCTTTGTCAAATACAGGTGTGGACCTAATAACATAGACTGAAGTATGCATTTACATGATCTATAATCTACTGTTGACAGAAGGATCACTGTAAAGGTTCTGCTGCTTATCCTCTTATCTGTGTATCTTCCTTTCTTGTTTTGTCAATAGACTTTTACTTTCTTCCTTTTGTACTATGGTCCAAACTCACCTTTttgttttttcaacctttctagCCTCCCATAGTCCTTGCACCAATCAACTGCACCCAAGCTCCAGCCATAAACCCAAAGGATGATCCCTTGGCCAATCCCGATCCACATGGCCTTGAGGaaaccaatcagagcgatgaggatcctcctcctccacgccaGGACACGCCCCCTCCTGAGAAAGAGGCCAGCAAATCAGAATAAGGGACTTCTAGGATACCAATTTCTACATTCATTTCatacgttttttgttgttgttgttgcttgaTTGAACTCTGTTAGTAATGTAAACTCATTATGAACACTAAAGTGTACTTGGtgtgaagggatggagagaaaaaggacaCTTTTTCTCCCAGCTGTCGTATACCCTCGCAGGGGCAGAGTCGGCAGGCTTCGAATGGAAGTCAGGCTAGGTCCAGGTGATCACTGTGTGTACTAACACTCACCCATCTCCCCCCTTCATGTGTTCTTCACTCTCGTGAGTTGGAATGGCACACAACCCATAGAGAAAGATTAAACGGGCCCCAACAACATTTAAGTCCTCTCCGGTTTTACTTCTACGCCAATCCCCTTTTGCAGACTAGACATCGCCGCTTACTGTGAATGAGATGTTCCAGCATTAGATGCCTGACTGGCTATTCTTGCCTTCACTCGCCTCTTTCATTATCCAATCAGGGGTGGTCTGGCCCACCAGCAAGATATCTCCAGTATCATCCCCTTGTGGTGCTGTCACTACATCTGAGTTAGCCAAACGTATCAGATGACTATTGAGTAGGGGTCTGAAGCTAATATTGTATTGAACATCTGGATTTATTTGATTTTATTTAGCATGCTGTGGGTTTGACCCAGTCAGAAACACAGTGTATGGTCAAATATTACACACAGTCGGTGGTTCAGCAGTGAAAATGCTGTTTTCCAGTAGGTTTTGTTATGTCTTAAAAAATTTGGGCCTTTgagattgaatgtgtgtgtgtgtgtgtaactgtctgAAAACAGTACTGTACTCACTGTGCTGCCGTTTGTAACAATGAGGAGAACAATTGTTTCAATGTTGCTGATATCTCGTAACCAATGGTCGTGGAACTAGGTAGTGAATACTTACTCTACATTTGCACAGTGATTTGTTTTCAAAGTCATGGCGTCAATCGGAGATTGTTGACAGTTGCAACTTCCTTTGATTCAGAATTGATTTGATTCAGTGTTGTCCATCTATATATTATCGTGTAGGGCTTGAAAACACTGGAATTCAATGATGTCATTGTGTATTCCACATGCTTTCTTTGCCTTTTTTCTATTTGTGACCTGAGGATGGGAGCAATAGATCAAGTATATTCTGTAGCTTTGTTCTTTGCTTTTCACCAAGTGATCATGCCTAACCAAGTCAGTAGTCATACGTATATAATCAGTCATATTGGTTGTCAGCACAAGCGTGTACTGAGGAGACACATAGTTATTAGTGGATCCATAGTAACAGCCTGCataggtcaggggtcaacaccAGCGAAGGGGTTAACAGGATTGGTTGAGACGTCTTGCTGATTCCACTGCTCAAAGGTTTGACAGACAGGATGTTTGATGTCACCAAGCAGTTTTTAAATACCTCAATTGAGGACTAAATATAATAAAGAAACAAAGCATTTGATTTTTGGTGTCTGTTTTAATTtgatatatgtatgtgtatatatcttTTTTCCAATAC encodes the following:
- the sppl2 gene encoding signal peptide peptidase-like 2 isoform X2, with translation MRVPITLVWAAILIHKVMGEHGMAHFSDKGKSRGKDYCIFFNSQWARLPQDLNKASRLQIYDLTESVLCLPSDVPEGGFPNRIPMVMRGNCTFYEKVRLAQLNGAKGLLIVSKDRLTPPAGNKSQYEEIDIPVALLSYTDMLDISKTFRKGREVAMYAPKEPVLDYNMVIIFLMAVGTVAIGGYWAGSRDIKKRYMKHKRDDSSEKQDEETVDVTPIMICVFVVMCCSMLVLLYFFYDHLVYMIIAIFCLASSVGLYSCLWPFVRRLPFGKCRIPENNLPYCHKRPQVRMLLLSAFCISVSVTWGVFRNEDQWAWVLQDALGIAFCLYMLKTIRLPTFKACTLLLVVLFVYDIFFVFVTPLFTKSGESIMVEVAAGPSDSSTHEKLPMVLKVPRLNSSPLSLCDRPFSLLGFGDILVPGLLVVYCHRFDILMHSSRIYFLACTIGYGIGLLITFVALALMQQGQPALLYLVPCTLLSSLAVALWRRELPLFWTGSGFVSGGEGSATACECRCSLP
- the lsm7 gene encoding U6 snRNA-associated Sm-like protein LSm7, coding for MADKDKKKKESIFDLSKYIDKPIRVKFQGGREASGVLKGFDPLLNLVLDGTIEYMRDPDDQFKLTEDTRQLGLVVCRGTSVVLICPQDGMEAIPNPFIQQQDG
- the sppl2 gene encoding signal peptide peptidase-like 2 isoform X1, with translation MRVPITLVWAAILIHKVMGEHGMAHFSDKGKSRGKDYCIFFNSQWARLPQDLNKASRLQIYDLTESVLCLPSDVPEGGFPNRIPMVMRGNCTFYEKVRLAQLNGAKGLLIVSKDRLTPPAGNKSQYEEIDIPVALLSYTDMLDISKTFRKGREVAMYAPKEPVLDYNMVIIFLMAVGTVAIGGYWAGSRDIKKRYMKHKRDDSSEKQDEETVDVTPIMICVFVVMCCSMLVLLYFFYDHLVYMIIAIFCLASSVGLYSCLWPFVRRLPFGKCRIPENNLPYCHKRPQVRMLLLSAFCISVSVTWGVFRNEDQWAWVLQDALGIAFCLYMLKTIRLPTFKACTLLLVVLFVYDIFFVFVTPLFTKSGESIMVEVAAGPSDSSTHEKLPMVLKVPRLNSSPLSLCDRPFSLLGFGDILVPGLLVVYCHRFDILMHSSRIYFLACTIGYGIGLLITFVALALMQQGQPALLYLVPCTLLSSLAVALWRRELPLFWTGSGFVPPIVLAPINCTQAPAINPKDDPLANPDPHGLEETNQSDEDPPPPRQDTPPPEKEASKSE